Genomic window (Streptomyces sp. LX-29):
TGATGATCGGCTACCCTGGGCTGGACGAGGTCGTGGTCGGTGGCCGGGGGCTGTGGCGGGCCACCATCGCCGTGCACGCTCCCTCCGGGCACTCTGGGTCCAGCAAGAGCGTGGTCGGCGCGATCTCCCGCGCCGCCCACCTCGTGCGCCTCCTCGACGAGGCGGAACTGCCCGGCGTGGACGGCGTTTCAGGTTTTCCGTTGCCGCCGAAATTGTCGGTGACCTCCTTCCATGGCGGCCAGGGCTTCTCGGTCACCCCGGACCGGTGCGACCTGAACGTCGACATCCGTACCGTTCCGACCTTCGACGCGCACGACGCCGAGACCTTGGTCCGCAAGGCGGTCGCCGAGCTTGACGCGGAGCTGCCCGCCCCGAAGCCCACCGAGGTCACCCTGATCGCCACATGGCCGCCCTTTCGCCTCGCCGAGGACGAGCAGCCCGCCGCAGCACTTCTCACTGCCGCCGCCGAAGCTGGGCTGACGGTGCGCGCGAAGACCGCGGGGCCGTCGAACATCGGCAACCTGCTGGCCGGGGAGGGCATCGCGGCCACCGCCGGCTTCGGCGTGCCGTACGAGGGGCTGCACGGCATCGACGAGCGCGCCCACCTCGCCGAACTTCCCACGGTGTACGCCGTCTACCGGCGGGCCGTACTCGGCCTCCTTGGAGGCTGACGTCCCAGGCACGTCCCAACTTCCTCCCAGATCCGCTCCCAGCAAGTCCCCAACTCCGTCTCTGGGAACACATCTTCGGTTGCGGTGACATAGAGGTAGCACAACCTCACATCCACCGATGACAAGGGAGGCCGGTCATGGCCGAGCAGACCATCGTCACCACCCAGCCCGCCGTCGAGGACAAGCCCGCCGCAGCGCCGCACGCCGGCGGATTCGCGCCGCAGGTCAGCACCCACCCGGTGGCGACCCTGACCCTGGGACGCCAGACGTTCAACGACTCGGACAAGTCGAACTACTTCGAGGGCTGAGCAGTCCACGGACCTGACCGAGCACCCCGAGGGCCGGCCGTACGACGGCTGGCCCTCGGGCACGTCACAGGGGAGGCGGACGGATGGAACAGGAGTGGATGACCGGCGGCAGTGCCGCCGTGGACGGATTGACGATCGACGGGCTCGGCGACGTACGCCGGGCTCCGGGCGCGCGTGTACGGGTAGTCGCCGAAGGGCCGGTTGCCCTCGCGGTCGTGGGCGACTGCCCGGTGACCGAGCAGCAGCTCCACGCCGGGCTTGCGGCCGTACGGGCCGGCCGGTGGGCGGAGCTGACCGGGTGGCCGGGCTCATACTGGATAGTCGCGGACAGCGGGCGGCAGCGGTTCGTGTGCGGCGACCTGGCCGGTATCCGGGCCGTCTACTACACGCTGCGCGGCGACGCGGGGACGGCGTGGGCGACCGAGACCAGCCGCCTGGGGCGTCCGCTCGTGCCGGATCTGCCCTGGCTGGCGGCCCGGCTGACGGTGGGTGAGCACCACTGGCCGCACCGCAGCCCGTACGAGCAGATCCGGCTGGTGCCCGGCGGATCCGGGCTGCTGCTCTCACCTGGGGCACCGCCGCAGCTCATCGACATCTCCGGCGTCGAGCCGCCCTGCGAGCTGCGCGAGGGCGCCAACCGGTTTGGGCAGGCGCTCACCGAGGCTGTCCAGCACCGGGTCCGCGCGGCCGGCGGGGTGGTGGGGGCGGACCTGTCCGGCGGGCTGGACTCCTCGGCGGCCATCGTGCTCGCCGCCGATGCCGGAGCGGTGCACGCGGTGACGTACACCGACGGCTACACCAGCGGCGAGGACATGGCGTTCGCCTCCCGCGTTGCTGAGCACACCGGGATCGCGCACACGGTCGACATTGGCGCCGACGAGCAGCTGCCGTTCTCCTTTCCGGCCGGGCAGCCGACGGGAGTGGAGCCGGTGTTGGAGGCGGCGATGTTCGCCATGGACAGCAGCTACTTGCACCCCATACGGGGGCTGCCGCTGCATCTGACCGGGCACGGCGGGGACATCGTGCTGGACGCCTCCAGTTCCTGCTGGGTCCGCCTGCTGCAGGACGGCCGACGCCGCGAGGCCCACCGCCAGGTCGTGGCGTTCGCCCGGCTCCGCAACACCGCACCCGGCCCTTACTGGAAAGCGCTCAAGCAGGCCGCCGACCTGGGCCGGGCCGGCTCCCTCGAACGTGCCGCCGAGGCCCTGGAGCGCGGGCCCGTCAGGCCGGAGGCCGCCGTGGCCGGCTGGTCGTGGTGCCGTCTGGGCGCCACCGCGTCCTGGCTCACCGGCTACGGCCGCCACCAGGTCGCAGCCCTGCTGCGGCAGGCCGCCGGTGACCAGCAGCCGGAGCTGGCGGACGAGTTCGACCAGTGGGCCGCTCTGCGGTCGGTGGGCGCCTCGGCCCGCGGCTGGGCCCCCTACGGCCACGCGCTCGGTATCCGGCCGGTGTACCCGTACCTGGACAACCAGGTCGTCCGCGCCGCCTTCGCCGTCCCGGCCCTCGCCCGCCGCGGGCTGGTGGCCTACAAGCCGCTGCTGCGCGAGTCACTGCCGCAGCTTCCGGGCTGGCTGACCTCCCGTCGCTCGAAGGGCTCGTTCACCGCCCAGCGCATCGCCGGACTCGCCCGCCACCAAGGCCGGCTCGATGAGCTGATCGCCTCCAGCCCCCTCGCGGCCGGCGGCCTCATCGACCCCACGACCGTCCGCACCACCCTCGCACAGGCGGCCCGGGGCCAGAGCGCCACGGTGATCGCCGACCTGCACCAGCTCATCGTCACGTGCTGGTGGCTCAGCGGCCAGACGACCGAGCTGGAGGCGGCATGCTGACCCCGGCCGACCACATCCACCACGCCACGGGCCCGGACGGCACGGCGGTGCTCGACGTCCGGCGCCAGACGTGGCTGATGCTCGATAAGGACGCCTCCCGGATCTGGCACGCCCTCACTGTCCGCGGCGGCACCGCGGGGCTCGCCGACGAGATTGCCGTCCCCACCGGCCAGGACCCACAGCAGATCAGCGGCCAGATCGCCGCATTCATCGACGAACTGGTGGCCGCCGGCGTGCTCGTCGACACCGACCGGCCCCGGCGAGCACGGCGAAGGTGGTGGCGCCGATGACGGTCATGGTCCCCACCACCCGGCCCACCGCCCCATGGCGCGACCGGCTGGTGGCTGCCACCGCGCTCACCCTCTCCCTGGCCATGGGCCCGCTACCGCTGCGCCTGAAGCTCGCCGCCGTCCGTACGCTGCGCGGCCTGCCCTACGCGCGCCTCGCCCGGCTGGAGGCCCTGTATACGGCGGTACAAGCGGTGATTCCGTCGTGGTGGCCGGGCCGGATCGCGTGCATGGAGATCAGCCTCGCCACCGTCATCGCGACCGCGCTGACCGGCCGCCAGACCCGCTGGGTGCACGGCGCCCGCTTCCTGCCCGACGCCGCACACGCCTGGGCCGAGGTGCCAGACGGCGCGGTCGGCCGGGACACCGGCGACGCCGTCGACCGGCCCTGGACGCCGGTACTCGCCGTGCCGTAGAACCACCGGGCTGCCGTGGTCCGGGGAACGGCCCGAGCCTCCCCGCCCCGAACCACGACCTCACTCGAACGGGTGAAATCTAGGGGGTATGGCTGACATTCGGGCCGGGCGACCTGGGCCGATGAGGAGCCGGCGGAACAAGCCCGTTGCCCGCCGCCTGGTCCGGTTCCCTGATGGGGCTCGTGAGTTCTTCCATCTCCTCGCCGCCCGCCGCCGACGCGGGCCCGCCGCCCGTGATGCGCCTTGCTTCCGACCGGCACTTCGAGGCAAGCGTCAACCTGTCCACCGCCGCGATGGCGTGCCGCCTGCCGCGCACCCTCGCCCAGGCCGCCCGGCTCGGCTGGCGCACCGACCGCCGCGCCGTCCTGGCCCTGCTTCTCTGCCAGATCGGCGCCGCCGCCCTCACCGCGACCGCGCTCGCGGCCACCACCCGCGTCCTGGCCGCCGTGTTCACCGGCCCCGACATCGCCGCCAGCCTGCGCGACAACCTGACTGCCCTGGTGGTGCTCGCCCTCGCCGCCTGCGGCCGCTACCTGCTGGATGCCGCAGCCCGCGCCGCAGCTGCCCGGCTCGCGCCGAAGGCCGTACGCGAGGCCGACCTTGAGGTCATCACCGCCGCCACCGCCGCCGAGCTCGTCGCGTACGAGGACCCGGACTTCGAAGACGCCCACGCCGCCGCCTCCGACGGCGCGGAGAAGACCGGCGACCTCATCCTCGACGCCCAACTGCTGACCTCGGCCGCTGCACAGCTGGCCGCCGCCGCGACCGTCGTGACCGTGCTGCACCCGGTGATGCTGCCCCTGCTCGTCGCCTCCGTCATTCCCTGCGCCTGGGGCGCGGTACGCGGGGCCCGGATCGAGCACGCCGCCCACCACCGGGGCCTCGCCGACTCCCGGCTGCGCAACGTCTTCCGCTCCTACACCACCGAACGCAACACCGCAGATGAGGTCCGCGCGGGCACCATGGCCGGCTTCCTCATCCGCCAGTACCGCATCGTCTCCGCCCGCCTGGAGGCCGAACAGCTCAAGGCCATCCGGCAGGCGTTGGTGGTGCAGGGGATCGGCGATGCGCTCACGGCCGTGGGCACCGCCGCGACCTGGGCCGTGCTCGCGGCTCTGGTGGCCAGCGGCCGGATGGAGCTGGCCGCGGCGGGCACCGCCGCCCTGGCGGTGCGGACCTCCGGGGCAGCGCTGGCGACAACGGTGCGGGCCGGGGCCCGGCTGTTCCGCACCTCGCTGTCCCTGGACGACTGGGCCCGCTTCCTCGCCGTGGCCAAGCCGTGGACGGCCCGTCGCGGCCACGCCGCCGTCGCTGCGGACGGGCCGCACCTGATCACCGCGCGGGATGTGTCCTTCACCTACCCCGGCGCCGACACCGCTGCTCTCGACGGCGTCAGCCTGGAGCTTAAGCGGGGCGAGGTGATCGCCCTGGTCGGCGAGAACGGCGCCGGCAAGAGCACCCTCGCCCGGGTACTGACCGG
Coding sequences:
- a CDS encoding M20/M25/M40 family metallo-hydrolase, which translates into the protein MSKNLSQVAEARATSVVGLAQELIRRPSRAGIDEYGPVLGVLEDWLAARRLPHRRLHDDAGALVGLLVEIPGGRPGPWWALDACVDTAPYGDEAAWSFPPACGDIVDGWLLGRGAADSKLAAAMFCHIAADLHGRAADLHGGLAVLLDVDEHTGGFGGARAYLADRAAARPDGVMIGYPGLDEVVVGGRGLWRATIAVHAPSGHSGSSKSVVGAISRAAHLVRLLDEAELPGVDGVSGFPLPPKLSVTSFHGGQGFSVTPDRCDLNVDIRTVPTFDAHDAETLVRKAVAELDAELPAPKPTEVTLIATWPPFRLAEDEQPAAALLTAAAEAGLTVRAKTAGPSNIGNLLAGEGIAATAGFGVPYEGLHGIDERAHLAELPTVYAVYRRAVLGLLGG
- a CDS encoding asparagine synthase-related protein — its product is MEQEWMTGGSAAVDGLTIDGLGDVRRAPGARVRVVAEGPVALAVVGDCPVTEQQLHAGLAAVRAGRWAELTGWPGSYWIVADSGRQRFVCGDLAGIRAVYYTLRGDAGTAWATETSRLGRPLVPDLPWLAARLTVGEHHWPHRSPYEQIRLVPGGSGLLLSPGAPPQLIDISGVEPPCELREGANRFGQALTEAVQHRVRAAGGVVGADLSGGLDSSAAIVLAADAGAVHAVTYTDGYTSGEDMAFASRVAEHTGIAHTVDIGADEQLPFSFPAGQPTGVEPVLEAAMFAMDSSYLHPIRGLPLHLTGHGGDIVLDASSSCWVRLLQDGRRREAHRQVVAFARLRNTAPGPYWKALKQAADLGRAGSLERAAEALERGPVRPEAAVAGWSWCRLGATASWLTGYGRHQVAALLRQAAGDQQPELADEFDQWAALRSVGASARGWAPYGHALGIRPVYPYLDNQVVRAAFAVPALARRGLVAYKPLLRESLPQLPGWLTSRRSKGSFTAQRIAGLARHQGRLDELIASSPLAAGGLIDPTTVRTTLAQAARGQSATVIADLHQLIVTCWWLSGQTTELEAAC
- a CDS encoding PqqD family protein, producing the protein MLTPADHIHHATGPDGTAVLDVRRQTWLMLDKDASRIWHALTVRGGTAGLADEIAVPTGQDPQQISGQIAAFIDELVAAGVLVDTDRPRRARRRWWRR
- a CDS encoding lasso peptide biosynthesis B2 protein; translation: MTVMVPTTRPTAPWRDRLVAATALTLSLAMGPLPLRLKLAAVRTLRGLPYARLARLEALYTAVQAVIPSWWPGRIACMEISLATVIATALTGRQTRWVHGARFLPDAAHAWAEVPDGAVGRDTGDAVDRPWTPVLAVP
- a CDS encoding ATP-binding cassette domain-containing protein; translation: MSSSISSPPAADAGPPPVMRLASDRHFEASVNLSTAAMACRLPRTLAQAARLGWRTDRRAVLALLLCQIGAAALTATALAATTRVLAAVFTGPDIAASLRDNLTALVVLALAACGRYLLDAAARAAAARLAPKAVREADLEVITAATAAELVAYEDPDFEDAHAAASDGAEKTGDLILDAQLLTSAAAQLAAAATVVTVLHPVMLPLLVASVIPCAWGAVRGARIEHAAHHRGLADSRLRNVFRSYTTERNTADEVRAGTMAGFLIRQYRIVSARLEAEQLKAIRQALVVQGIGDALTAVGTAATWAVLAALVASGRMELAAAGTAALAVRTSGAALATTVRAGARLFRTSLSLDDWARFLAVAKPWTARRGHAAVAADGPHLITARDVSFTYPGADTAALDGVSLELKRGEVIALVGENGAGKSTLARVLTGLFLPTTGSVRWDGVELADADPASVLSKVALVPQDYTRWPLAARENITLGQPRQEGDTAVHTAAKAAGADTVIANLPHGLDTSLARSWWGGHDLSGGQWQRIAVARAFHRDTPVLVMDEPTAALDARAEHRIYTRLKALAAGKAAVFVTHNLENARIADRIIVLDKGRVREAGTFEALLDASGLFAELYKLAQDR